A single region of the Cronobacter condimenti 1330 genome encodes:
- the wcaD gene encoding colanic acid polymerase WcaD, giving the protein MSRSIRICSYLLLPFIYLVVNVKLAQLGESFPITIVTFLPALLLLFVDKINLKKLMIALGIGAGLTLFNYLFGKSLDASKYVTSTMLFLYTVIIIGMTWSIRFKTVSPRNYRKILRLFYLVVGFIVALAALEMAQIILTGGSSLMENISKFLIYSNSYVLNFIKFGGKRTTAMYFEPAFFALALISIWLSIKQFGIKTPKTDGMILLGIVLSGSFSGVMTFILFYLLEWAFQYLNKNAIRKKLPLAIVSLAVFIVGVVFAFPYIAGRIGDLGTEGSSSYYRIIGPLVMVGYSLTNIDGVVRFGSLYEYVASFGIFNGADVGKTIDNGLYLLIIYFSWFAVLLTGWYMFRVGKMMINAFGNNQNFRVQLWLFTPVSLFFTGSIFSPEYAFLIVCPFILRKALNITDS; this is encoded by the coding sequence ATGTCTCGTTCTATCAGAATCTGTAGCTATCTGCTGCTGCCGTTCATCTATCTGGTGGTGAACGTCAAACTGGCGCAGCTCGGCGAGAGTTTCCCGATTACGATTGTGACATTTTTGCCGGCGCTGCTGCTGCTGTTTGTTGACAAGATAAATCTGAAGAAACTGATGATCGCGCTGGGTATAGGCGCAGGATTAACGCTCTTCAACTATCTGTTCGGTAAGTCGCTGGATGCCAGTAAATACGTGACCTCGACGATGCTGTTTCTCTATACAGTTATCATCATTGGTATGACGTGGAGCATCCGCTTTAAGACCGTCTCGCCGCGTAACTACCGCAAAATTTTGCGGCTGTTTTACCTCGTGGTCGGCTTTATTGTCGCGCTGGCTGCGCTGGAGATGGCGCAGATTATCCTCACTGGCGGCAGCAGCCTGATGGAGAACATCTCGAAGTTCCTCATCTACAGCAACAGCTATGTACTCAATTTCATTAAGTTTGGCGGCAAGCGCACCACGGCGATGTATTTTGAGCCAGCGTTCTTCGCTCTGGCGTTAATCTCAATTTGGCTCAGCATCAAACAGTTTGGTATCAAAACGCCGAAAACCGATGGTATGATTCTTTTAGGGATAGTCTTATCGGGTTCGTTTTCGGGCGTGATGACATTTATCCTGTTTTATTTGCTTGAGTGGGCGTTTCAGTATCTTAATAAAAACGCAATTCGTAAAAAGTTGCCGCTGGCAATTGTTTCCCTGGCTGTCTTTATCGTAGGTGTGGTTTTCGCCTTCCCGTATATCGCGGGGCGAATCGGCGATTTAGGCACTGAGGGTTCGTCATCGTATTATCGCATCATCGGCCCGCTGGTCATGGTGGGATATTCACTGACGAATATCGATGGTGTAGTGCGTTTTGGTTCGCTTTACGAATATGTCGCATCATTCGGAATTTTTAACGGTGCGGACGTCGGGAAAACAATAGACAATGGGCTCTACCTGCTAATCATTTATTTCTCATGGTTCGCAGTGTTACTCACCGGCTGGTATATGTTCAGGGTCGGGAAAATGATGATTAATGCTTTTGGTAATAATCAGAATTTTCGCGTACAGCTGTGGTTATTTACACCTGTATCCCTGTTTTTTACCGGTTCGATTTTTAGCCCGGAATATGCGTTCTTAATTGTTTGCCCGTTTATTCTGCGTAAAGCGTTAAACATTACAGATTCCTGA
- the wcaA gene encoding colanic acid biosynthesis glycosyltransferase WcaA, whose amino-acid sequence MTSTARPLVSVYMPTWNRQQLAIRAINSVLRQDYDNWELIIVDDCSSNWEQLQSFVLALNDPRVSYTRNDFNSGACAVRNQAILQAKGDFITGIDDDDEWMPNRLSVFLSHKEKLNHHAFLYANDYLCEGQVYSQPNSLPLYPKSPWSLKLFFKRNIVGNQVFTWAWRFKESLFDNELAAAQDYDMFLRMVVTYGEPWKVEDATQILHINHGEMQITKSAKKFAGYFHFYRKHKDKFDRASKKYQLFTLYQIRNKRMNWRTLLTLLSVRNTKRLADSLRGK is encoded by the coding sequence ATGACCAGCACAGCGCGCCCATTAGTTTCTGTTTACATGCCGACGTGGAATCGTCAGCAACTGGCCATCCGGGCTATCAATTCCGTGCTGCGCCAGGACTATGACAACTGGGAGCTTATCATTGTCGATGACTGCTCCAGCAACTGGGAGCAACTGCAAAGCTTCGTTCTGGCGCTCAACGATCCGCGTGTCAGCTACACGCGTAACGACTTCAACTCCGGCGCGTGTGCGGTGCGTAATCAGGCTATTTTGCAGGCGAAAGGTGATTTCATCACCGGCATCGACGATGACGATGAGTGGATGCCTAATCGTCTGTCGGTCTTCCTGTCGCATAAAGAGAAGCTGAACCACCACGCGTTTCTCTACGCCAACGACTACCTGTGCGAAGGCCAGGTTTACTCTCAGCCGAACAGTCTGCCGCTCTACCCGAAATCGCCGTGGTCGCTGAAGCTTTTCTTTAAACGCAACATCGTCGGCAACCAGGTTTTCACCTGGGCCTGGCGCTTTAAAGAGTCGCTGTTTGATAACGAACTCGCCGCCGCCCAGGACTATGACATGTTCCTGCGCATGGTGGTGACCTACGGCGAGCCGTGGAAAGTGGAAGACGCGACGCAAATTCTGCACATCAATCACGGTGAAATGCAGATTACGAAATCGGCGAAAAAATTTGCAGGCTATTTCCACTTCTACCGCAAACACAAAGATAAATTCGACCGCGCCAGCAAAAAATATCAGCTCTTTACGCTCTATCAGATCCGTAATAAGCGCATGAACTGGCGCACGCTGCTGACTTTATTGTCGGTGCGTAATACCAAACGTCTGGCCGACAGCCTGCGGGGGAAATAA
- the wcaI gene encoding colanic acid biosynthesis fucosyltransferase WcaI — MKILVYGINYSPELTGIGKYTGEMVEWMARQGHEVRVITAPPYYPAWKVGENYSSWRWRKEQGAATVWRCPLYVPKQPSTLKRLIHLGSFAASSFFPLLAQRRWKPDRIIGVVPTLFCTPGMRLLAKLSGAKTVLHIQDYEVDAMLGLGMAGRGKGGKIARLASRFERSGLHNVDNVSTISRSMMNKAKEKGVPAQRLIFFPNWSEVARFREVTTEDAQALRQQLGLPADKKIILYSGNIGEKQGLESAIEVAARFTEKPWVFAIVGQGGGKARLEKMVAERGLTNVKFFPLQPYEALPALLRMADCHLVIQKRGAADAVLPSKLTNILAVGGNAVITAESDTELGQLCLAEPGIAVCVEPESVDALADGILSALSLPKDNTVAREYAERTLEKENVLSQFIADIRG, encoded by the coding sequence ATGAAAATCCTGGTTTACGGCATTAACTACTCGCCGGAGCTAACCGGTATCGGTAAGTACACCGGCGAGATGGTGGAATGGATGGCCCGTCAGGGCCATGAGGTGCGGGTCATTACCGCACCGCCTTACTACCCGGCCTGGAAAGTGGGGGAGAACTACTCCTCCTGGCGCTGGCGCAAAGAGCAGGGTGCGGCCACCGTGTGGCGCTGCCCGCTGTATGTTCCGAAACAGCCTTCAACATTAAAACGCCTGATCCATCTCGGCAGCTTTGCAGCAAGTTCGTTCTTCCCGCTGCTGGCCCAGCGTCGCTGGAAGCCGGATCGCATCATTGGCGTCGTGCCAACACTGTTCTGCACGCCGGGCATGCGCCTTTTGGCGAAGCTTTCCGGTGCCAAAACAGTGCTGCACATTCAGGATTACGAAGTGGACGCCATGCTTGGTCTTGGCATGGCGGGCCGCGGCAAAGGCGGCAAAATTGCCCGTCTCGCCAGTCGTTTTGAGCGCAGTGGTCTGCATAACGTCGATAACGTTTCGACGATTTCGCGCTCAATGATGAACAAAGCCAAAGAAAAAGGGGTTCCTGCGCAGCGGCTGATCTTCTTCCCGAACTGGTCCGAAGTGGCGCGTTTCCGGGAAGTGACAACCGAGGACGCCCAGGCGCTTCGCCAGCAGCTCGGCCTGCCTGCGGATAAAAAAATCATTCTCTACTCCGGCAACATCGGCGAGAAGCAGGGGCTTGAGAGCGCCATTGAGGTGGCGGCCCGCTTTACCGAGAAGCCGTGGGTATTCGCGATTGTCGGCCAGGGCGGCGGCAAAGCGCGTCTTGAGAAAATGGTCGCGGAGCGTGGACTGACCAACGTGAAGTTTTTCCCGCTGCAACCTTATGAAGCCCTGCCAGCACTGCTCAGGATGGCGGACTGCCATCTGGTCATTCAGAAACGCGGCGCGGCCGACGCGGTCCTGCCGTCAAAGCTCACCAATATTCTGGCGGTGGGCGGCAACGCGGTGATTACCGCAGAAAGCGACACAGAACTCGGTCAGCTTTGCCTTGCAGAGCCTGGCATCGCGGTCTGCGTAGAACCCGAGTCGGTGGATGCGCTGGCGGACGGGATACTGAGTGCGCTTTCGCTCCCTAAAGACAACACGGTGGCACGTGAATATGCCGAACGCACGCTCGAAAAAGAGAACGTGTTAAGCCAATTTATCGCTGATATTCGGGGTTAA
- the fcl gene encoding GDP-L-fucose synthase, protein MKKQRIFVAGHRGMVGSAIVRQLEQRDDVELVLKGRDELNLLDSAAVNAFFADAALDQVYLAAAKVGGIVANNTYPADFIYENMMIESNIIHAAHLHNVNKLLFLGSSCIYPKLANQPIAESELLQGTLEPTNEPYAIAKIAGIKLCESYNRQYNRDYRSVMPTNLYGPHDNFHPSNSHVIPALLRRFHEATQENAADVVVWGSGTPMREFLHVDDMAAASIHVMELDREVWQENTEPMLSHINVGTGVDCTIRELAQTIAKVVGYKGRVVFDASKPDGTPRKLLDVNRLHALGWYHEISLEAGLASTYQWFLENQHRFRG, encoded by the coding sequence ATGAAAAAGCAACGTATTTTTGTGGCCGGCCACCGCGGGATGGTGGGGTCGGCCATCGTTCGCCAGCTTGAGCAGCGCGACGACGTCGAGCTGGTGCTCAAAGGGCGTGACGAGCTGAACCTGCTGGACAGCGCGGCCGTCAACGCATTCTTTGCGGATGCTGCGCTCGATCAGGTTTACCTGGCGGCGGCGAAGGTGGGCGGCATTGTCGCGAATAACACCTATCCGGCGGACTTCATCTACGAAAATATGATGATTGAGAGCAACATCATTCACGCGGCGCACCTGCACAACGTGAACAAACTGTTGTTTCTCGGGTCGTCCTGCATCTATCCGAAACTGGCGAACCAGCCCATTGCGGAAAGCGAACTGCTGCAGGGAACGCTGGAGCCGACCAACGAGCCGTACGCCATCGCCAAAATCGCGGGTATCAAGCTGTGCGAGTCTTATAACCGCCAGTACAACCGCGATTACCGCTCGGTGATGCCGACCAACCTCTATGGTCCGCACGACAACTTCCACCCGAGCAACTCGCACGTGATCCCGGCGCTGCTGCGCCGCTTCCATGAAGCGACGCAGGAAAACGCCGCCGATGTGGTGGTGTGGGGCAGCGGCACGCCGATGCGCGAATTTCTGCATGTGGATGACATGGCGGCCGCCAGCATTCATGTGATGGAACTCGACCGCGAGGTATGGCAGGAGAACACCGAGCCGATGCTGTCGCACATCAACGTGGGCACCGGTGTGGATTGCACCATCCGCGAACTGGCGCAGACCATCGCCAAAGTGGTGGGCTACAAAGGCCGCGTGGTGTTTGACGCGTCTAAACCGGACGGTACGCCGCGCAAATTGCTCGACGTAAATCGTCTGCACGCACTGGGCTGGTATCACGAGATTTCACTGGAGGCCGGCCTTGCCAGCACTTACCAGTGGTTCCTTGAAAACCAGCATCGTTTCCGGGGGTAA
- a CDS encoding GDP-mannose mannosyl hydrolase: protein MFLSQEDFATVVRSTPLISIDLIVENEQGEFLLGHRTNRPAQGFWFVPGGRVQKDEPLAQAFERLTQAELGKRFSMPEGEFYGVWQHFYDDNFSGTDFTTHYIVLGFRLRVNAHDLNLPKEQHEAYRWQSPASIVGSNDVHDNSRAYFMAERFAGVPGL, encoded by the coding sequence ATGTTTTTAAGTCAGGAAGATTTTGCCACCGTGGTGCGCTCCACGCCGCTTATCTCCATCGATCTGATTGTCGAGAACGAGCAGGGGGAGTTCCTGCTCGGTCATCGTACCAATCGTCCGGCGCAGGGCTTCTGGTTCGTGCCGGGCGGCCGGGTTCAGAAAGATGAGCCGCTGGCGCAGGCGTTTGAACGTCTCACACAGGCGGAGCTTGGCAAACGCTTTTCGATGCCGGAGGGAGAGTTTTACGGCGTCTGGCAGCACTTCTATGACGACAACTTCTCCGGGACCGATTTTACGACCCACTACATCGTGCTGGGGTTCCGGCTGCGTGTAAATGCGCACGACCTCAACCTGCCCAAAGAGCAGCACGAGGCCTACCGCTGGCAGTCGCCCGCTTCGATCGTGGGAAGTAACGATGTGCACGACAACAGCCGCGCCTATTTCATGGCTGAGCGTTTTGCCGGAGTCCCGGGCTTATGA
- the gmd gene encoding GDP-mannose 4,6-dehydratase, protein MSKVALITGVTGQDGSYLAEFLLEKGYEVHGIKRRASSFNTERVDHIYQDPHSSNPKFHLHYGDLTDTSNLTRILQEVQPDEVYNLGAMSHVAVSFESPEYTADVDAMGTLRLLEAIRFLGLEKKTRFYQASTSELYGLVQEIPQKETTPFYPRSPYAVAKLYAYWITVNYRESYGMYACNGILFNHESPRRGETFVTRKITRAIANIAQGLESCLHLGNMDSLRDWGHAKDYVKMQWMMLQQEQPEDFVIATGVQYSVRQFVEMAAAQLGIKLRFEGTGVEEKGIVVSVTGHDAPGVKPGDVIVQVDPRYFRPAEVETLLGDPTKAHEKLGWKPEITLQEMVSEMVAKDLEAAKKHSLLKSHGYEVAIALES, encoded by the coding sequence ATGAGTAAAGTTGCTCTCATTACCGGCGTAACCGGACAAGATGGCTCCTATCTGGCTGAGTTTCTGCTTGAGAAAGGTTATGAAGTCCACGGTATCAAACGCCGCGCGTCTTCTTTCAATACCGAGCGCGTTGACCATATCTATCAGGATCCGCACAGCAGCAACCCGAAATTTCACCTGCACTACGGTGACCTGACCGATACCTCCAACCTGACCCGTATCCTGCAGGAAGTGCAGCCGGACGAAGTGTATAACCTTGGCGCGATGAGCCATGTAGCGGTTTCCTTCGAATCCCCGGAATACACCGCAGACGTTGATGCCATGGGCACCCTGCGCCTGCTGGAAGCGATTCGCTTCCTGGGTCTTGAGAAGAAAACCCGTTTCTACCAGGCATCCACCTCTGAGCTGTATGGCCTGGTGCAGGAAATCCCGCAGAAAGAGACCACGCCGTTCTACCCGCGCTCTCCGTACGCTGTCGCGAAACTGTACGCCTACTGGATCACCGTTAACTACCGTGAATCCTACGGCATGTACGCGTGCAACGGCATTCTGTTCAACCACGAATCCCCGCGTCGCGGCGAAACCTTCGTAACCCGCAAAATCACCCGCGCTATCGCCAACATTGCACAGGGTCTGGAGTCTTGCCTGCATCTGGGCAACATGGATTCCCTGCGTGACTGGGGCCATGCCAAAGACTACGTGAAAATGCAGTGGATGATGCTGCAGCAGGAACAGCCGGAAGATTTCGTTATCGCAACTGGCGTGCAGTACTCCGTGCGTCAGTTCGTTGAAATGGCTGCCGCGCAGCTGGGCATCAAACTGCGCTTTGAAGGCACTGGCGTGGAAGAGAAAGGCATCGTGGTTTCCGTAACGGGTCACGACGCACCGGGCGTGAAACCGGGCGACGTTATCGTTCAGGTTGACCCGCGTTACTTCCGTCCTGCTGAAGTGGAAACCCTGCTGGGCGACCCGACCAAAGCACACGAAAAACTGGGCTGGAAACCGGAAATCACTCTGCAGGAAATGGTCTCTGAAATGGTCGCGAAAGATCTCGAAGCGGCGAAGAAACACTCGCTGCTGAAATCTCACGGCTACGAGGTTGCCATCGCGCTGGAGTCCTGA
- the wcaF gene encoding colanic acid biosynthesis acetyltransferase WcaF, with the protein MQDLSGFSVPKGFRGGHPIKVQLWWAVQATLFAWSPQILYRWRAFLLRLFGARIGKGVVIRPSVQITYPWKLTIGDYAWVGDDAVLYTLGDITIGANAVVSQKCYLCTGSHDYMSPHFDITAEPIVIGEKAWLATDVFVAPGVTIGEGTVVGARSSVFKTLPANKICRGNPAQIVRDRVAVTPDPLP; encoded by the coding sequence ATGCAGGATTTAAGCGGATTCTCGGTGCCGAAAGGCTTCCGGGGTGGGCATCCTATTAAGGTTCAACTGTGGTGGGCGGTGCAGGCAACGCTGTTTGCCTGGTCTCCGCAAATATTATATCGCTGGCGCGCTTTCTTATTACGGTTATTCGGTGCGCGTATTGGCAAAGGCGTGGTAATTCGCCCTTCGGTGCAAATTACCTACCCGTGGAAATTAACTATTGGCGATTACGCCTGGGTCGGGGATGACGCGGTGCTGTACACGCTCGGGGATATCACCATCGGCGCGAACGCCGTGGTGTCGCAGAAATGCTACCTGTGTACCGGCAGTCACGACTATATGAGCCCGCATTTTGATATTACCGCCGAGCCGATTGTTATCGGCGAGAAAGCCTGGCTTGCGACGGATGTGTTTGTCGCACCGGGCGTGACCATCGGCGAAGGCACGGTGGTCGGCGCGCGCAGCAGCGTGTTTAAGACGCTACCGGCGAACAAGATTTGTCGCGGTAACCCGGCGCAGATCGTTCGCGACCGGGTCGCGGTGACTCCTGACCCTCTCCCCTGA
- the wcaB gene encoding colanic acid biosynthesis acetyltransferase WcaB, translated as MLEDLRANSWNLRPCCMVVAYRIAHFCSVWRKKNVLNNLWAVPVLLLYRFFTECFFGYEIQAAATIGRRFTIHHGYAVVINKNVVAGDDFIIRHGVTIGNRGADNLACPVIGNGVELGANVVIIGDITIGNNVTIGAGSVVLDSVPDNALVVGEKARVKVIK; from the coding sequence CTGCTTGAGGATCTGCGCGCTAATTCATGGAACCTGCGCCCCTGCTGCATGGTGGTCGCTTATCGCATCGCGCACTTCTGCTCGGTGTGGCGCAAAAAAAACGTGCTGAATAACCTGTGGGCAGTGCCAGTGCTGCTGCTTTACCGCTTTTTTACCGAATGTTTTTTCGGCTATGAAATCCAGGCTGCCGCCACGATTGGCCGCCGTTTCACCATTCATCATGGCTATGCCGTTGTCATCAATAAAAATGTGGTCGCGGGCGATGATTTCATTATCCGTCACGGCGTCACCATCGGTAATCGCGGGGCCGACAATCTGGCGTGCCCGGTTATCGGCAACGGTGTGGAGCTTGGCGCAAATGTCGTGATCATTGGCGATATCACCATTGGCAATAACGTCACCATCGGTGCGGGCAGCGTGGTGCTGGACAGCGTGCCGGACAATGCGCTGGTAGTGGGTGAAAAAGCGCGGGTGAAGGTAATTAAATGA
- the wcaE gene encoding colanic acid biosynthesis glycosyltransferase WcaE, which yields MLLSVITVAWRNYEGVVKTWQSLAHLAQAPEIEFEWIVVDGGSNDGTAQFLEDLNGQYNLRFVSEKDNGIYDAMNKGIEMANGRFAIFLNSGDIFHPNVADVARQLAAAPVNEDAMYIGDALLDFGDGNKVRRNAKSGWYIYHSLPASHQAIFFPVSGLKKYPYDLQYKVSSDYALTAKMYKSGYGFKRLNGLVSEFSMGGVSTSNNLELCRDAKKVQRNILRVPGLLTELSYLLRLRTTGKAKALYNKA from the coding sequence ATGCTTTTAAGTGTAATTACTGTCGCCTGGCGAAATTACGAAGGGGTGGTGAAGACCTGGCAGTCCCTGGCCCACCTGGCGCAGGCGCCGGAGATCGAGTTTGAATGGATTGTGGTGGACGGCGGCTCAAACGACGGCACCGCACAGTTCCTGGAAGATCTCAACGGTCAGTACAACCTGCGTTTCGTCAGCGAAAAAGACAACGGCATTTACGATGCGATGAATAAAGGCATCGAAATGGCCAACGGTCGCTTTGCGATTTTTCTGAATTCCGGTGATATTTTTCATCCTAATGTGGCAGACGTTGCACGTCAGTTAGCCGCTGCGCCTGTGAATGAAGACGCGATGTATATTGGCGATGCGCTGCTCGATTTCGGCGATGGCAATAAAGTTCGTCGCAACGCGAAAAGCGGCTGGTATATTTACCACAGCCTGCCGGCCAGCCATCAGGCCATTTTCTTCCCGGTTTCCGGGCTTAAGAAGTACCCCTACGATCTGCAATATAAAGTCTCATCCGATTACGCGTTAACCGCCAAAATGTATAAATCTGGCTACGGCTTTAAACGGCTGAACGGGCTGGTGTCAGAATTCTCTATGGGCGGCGTGTCAACCTCGAATAATCTGGAATTATGCCGGGACGCTAAAAAAGTCCAGCGTAACATATTACGGGTTCCTGGATTATTAACAGAACTTTCTTATTTATTACGCTTGCGTACGACCGGAAAAGCTAAGGCGCTGTATAACAAAGCATAA
- the wcaC gene encoding colanic acid biosynthesis glycosyltransferase WcaC, with protein sequence MNILQFNVRLAEGGAAGVALDLHQRALQKGMRSRFIYGYGKGGKKSVSHDNYPEVEKHTPRLTSVANIALFRFVNQDLFGSLDGLYRRITRTDGPVVLHFHVLHSYWLNLDKVVAFCQKVKAHKRDVNFVWTLHDHWSVTGRCAFLDGCEGWKTGCQKCPTLDNYPPVKVDRAHSLVESKRQRFRDMLALGCHFISPSQHVADAFNSLYGAGRCNIINNGIDVATEAILAELPLMAPGTGAPKIAVVAHDLRYDGKTNQRLVRDLVALGDNVEVHTFGKFSPFEGANVVNHGFLTDKRKLMNELNQMDALLFTSRVDNYPLILCEALSIGVPVIATHSEAAQEVLNKSGGKTVDEQEALLLAQRGKAQIAEAVFGTTLEAFRARSREAYSGQQMLEEYVSFYQNL encoded by the coding sequence ATGAATATTTTACAGTTTAATGTCCGCCTCGCAGAAGGCGGCGCGGCAGGGGTTGCGCTGGATCTTCATCAGCGCGCGCTGCAAAAAGGGATGCGTTCTCGTTTTATTTACGGCTACGGCAAAGGCGGCAAGAAAAGCGTCAGTCATGACAACTACCCGGAAGTGGAAAAACACACGCCACGTCTGACATCTGTTGCCAACATCGCGCTGTTTCGTTTCGTAAACCAGGATCTCTTCGGTTCGCTCGACGGGCTTTACCGTCGCATTACTCGTACCGACGGGCCAGTCGTGCTGCATTTTCATGTATTGCACAGCTACTGGCTCAATCTCGATAAGGTCGTGGCGTTCTGCCAGAAAGTTAAAGCGCACAAACGCGATGTGAATTTCGTCTGGACGCTGCATGACCACTGGAGCGTTACGGGCCGCTGCGCGTTTCTCGACGGCTGTGAAGGCTGGAAAACCGGCTGCCAGAAATGCCCGACGCTTGACAACTACCCGCCGGTGAAAGTAGACCGCGCGCACAGCCTGGTAGAGAGCAAGCGTCAGCGCTTTCGCGACATGCTGGCGCTCGGCTGCCACTTTATTTCACCAAGCCAGCACGTAGCCGATGCGTTCAATAGCCTCTACGGGGCAGGGCGCTGCAACATCATCAATAACGGTATCGACGTGGCGACCGAAGCGATTCTTGCCGAATTACCGCTGATGGCACCAGGTACGGGCGCGCCGAAAATCGCGGTCGTGGCGCATGATTTACGCTACGACGGTAAAACCAATCAGCGTCTGGTGCGCGATCTGGTGGCGCTTGGCGATAACGTTGAAGTGCATACGTTCGGTAAATTCTCGCCGTTTGAAGGCGCAAACGTGGTGAACCACGGCTTTCTGACTGACAAACGCAAGCTGATGAATGAACTGAACCAGATGGATGCCCTGCTGTTTACTTCGCGCGTTGATAACTACCCGCTGATTTTGTGTGAAGCGCTTTCTATCGGCGTACCGGTTATTGCCACCCATAGCGAAGCGGCGCAGGAGGTGCTCAATAAGTCCGGCGGAAAAACCGTCGACGAGCAAGAGGCGCTGTTACTCGCCCAGCGCGGCAAAGCGCAGATTGCCGAAGCGGTGTTCGGCACCACGCTTGAGGCCTTCCGGGCGCGCAGCCGGGAAGCGTACAGCGGCCAACAGATGCTGGAGGAATATGTCTCGTTCTATCAGAATCTGTAG